In Rhipicephalus microplus isolate Deutch F79 chromosome 7, USDA_Rmic, whole genome shotgun sequence, one genomic interval encodes:
- the LOC119179154 gene encoding UPF0739 protein C1orf74 homolog has protein sequence MPENVVREWPDYAKQKRHRRRGLATSRPKGVLWTARGYKPCYLWDVGEPTERGVAECLRLCRADSGKDDVRAFKLGRDDVLVCNVPETLQRLLDVAFVFIDVSVGLPAPTAPASPPEGVVAMLSSLKRRLAEMAATPPRCDDKLAYLEPDRAWNLCTVFGVLLGYPVVYWFEGGADAGNCLAMEELNVVRVRSATSSAGRSEGVPSDDVYSFSFPAALDGELRPHVDAWWQRLRARAAADDFELVRVDEIRRYPTVAL, from the coding sequence ATGCCCGAGAACGTCGTGCGCGAATGGCCGGACTACGCGAAACAAAAAAGACATCGGCGTCGCGGGTTAGCGACCTCTCGTCCGAAGGGCGTACTGTGGACGGCGCGAGGCTACAAACCGTGCTACCTCTGGGACGTCGGCGAACCGACCGAACGTGGGGTCGCCGAATGCCTTCGCCTCTGCAGGGCGGACTCGGGCAAAGACGACGTCAGGGCATTCAAATTGGGACGCGATGACGTGCTGGTCTGCAACGTTCCCGAGACTCTACAGAGGCTCCTGGACGTCGCCTTTGTGTTCATTGACGTTTCGGTGGGGCTCCCCGCCCCGACGGCACCGGCGTCTCCGCCCGAGGGCGTGGTGGCGATGCTGTCGTCTTTGAAACGACGTCTGGCCGAGATGGCCGCGACGCCTCCACGCTGCGACGACAAACTCGCCTATTTAGAACCCGACCGCGCGTGGAACCTCTGCACGGTGTTCGGCGTTCTCTTGGGATACCCTGTCGTTTACTGGTTCGAGGGCGGCGCCGACGCCGGCAACTGCCTCGCCATGGAAGAACTGAACGTTGTTAGAGTGCGGTCCGCAACGTCGTCTGCGGGACGCTCAGAAGGGGTGCCGAGTGACGACGTCTACTCTTTCAGCTTCCCTGCCGCTCTGGATGGCGAGCTGCGACCGCATGTGGACGCTTGGTGGCAGCGACTGCGAGCCAGAGCTGCCGCTGATGACTTCGAGCTCGTCCGAGTCGACGAAATCAGGCGCTATCCCACTGTGGCTCTGTGA
- the LOC142767811 gene encoding zinc finger protein 862-like, with protein sequence MNANGDVVDAFLDLVPVSDGTAQSLFSSLKAVFTSTEIPYERNLIGFAADGENVMMGAHHSVASMLQAQIPRIFILKCICHSFHLCASYACKTLPRGVEDLARDAYNYFLSPKQTSAYQEVQRLADVKPHKLLHPRQTRWLPLQVVVTRLLEQMPALISFFKKAATEDHVLAAEAILKKLSNPSTKLYLEFLEYVLPFFTNLNKEMQSEETRIHLLHEKVSGTLKCIHECYIKRDYLEATPLSDVQYKDPAKFLPLEEIYLGAKPTEALSSGTHGLNDDQIHNFRLRCLEFFIEAARQIYLRFPLKSHQLKNLRVLDPKVVMGKTIPSIAPLAVSFPLIVRENVLNELDREWRLLRNMDLSEHAGLTASQFWHAVSQMRRGDGSQKFPLLSAFMKNILCLPHSSAAVERVFSQVNLLKTKQRNRLSTDALCGLLHAKTTLTDSSCYTFQITPSHLKRMKKEMYGD encoded by the coding sequence ATGAATGCCAACGGCGACGTAGTGGATGCGTTTCTTGACTTGGTACCAGTCAGCGACGGAACCGCCCAGTCTCTCTTCAGCAGTCTGAAGGCAGTCTTTACTAGCACAGAAATTCCATACGAAAGAAACTTGATCGGTTTCGCGGCGGACGGAGAAAACGTGATGATGGGTGCTCATCATTCTGTCGCATCGATGCTGCAAGCACAAATTCCAAGAATTTTCATTCTGAAATGCATTTGCCATTCCTTCCATCTCTGCGCCTCCTACGCGTGCAAAACACTACCGAGAGGAGTTGAGGATCTGGCCCGCGATGCGTACAACTACTTTTTGTCTCCCAAGCAGACGTCTGCATACCAGGAGGTCCAAAGGCTCGCAGATGTGAAGCCACATAAGCTACTGCACCCGAGGCAAACCAGGTGGCTGCCCCTCCAAGTTGTTGTTACCCGCCTACTTGAGCAGATGCCGGCCTTGATTTCATTTTTCAAAAAAGCAGCCACTGAGGACCACGTGCTTGCCGCAGAAGCCATTCTCAAGAAGCTTAGCAACCCGTCGACTAAGCTTTACCTCGAGTTTCTTGAGTACGTGCTGCCTTTTTTTACAAACCTAAACAAAGAAATGCAGTCCGAGGAAACCAGAATCCACTTGCTGCACGAAAAGGTTTCGGGCACGCTAAAATGCATACACGAATGCTACATCAAGCGGGACTACTTGGAGGCCACGCCGTTGTCCGATGTGCAGTACAAAGACCCCGCCAAGTTCCTGCCACTAGAGGAAATATATCTCGGAGCAAAGCCAACTGAAGCGCTATCCAGTGGCACACACGGCCTAAACGATGACCAGATTCACAACTTTAGGCTGCGGTGCTTAGAGTTTTTCATCGAAGCCGCTCGTCAGATATACTTGCGGTTCCCCCTGAAAAGTCACCAGTTGAAGAACCTTCGAGTCCTGGACCCGAAAGTTGTCATGGGAAAGACAATTCCATCAATCGCGCCCCTTGCGGTCTCATTTCCTCTGATCGTGAGGGAAAATGTATTGAATGAACTGGACAGGGAGTGGCGTCTCCTCCGCAACATGGACCTGAGTGAGCACGCTGGCTTGACTGCGAGCCAGTTTTGGCACGCCGTATCCCAGATGCGAAGAGGCGATGGATCACAAAAGTTTCCCCTGTTGTCAGCGTTTATGAAAAACATTTTGTGCCTACCACACTCCAGCGCTGCGGTCGAACGTGTGTTTTCGCAAGTAAATCTGCTGAAAACAAAGCAAAGAAACAGATTGTCAACAGACGCGTTGTGCGGCTTGCTGCACGCAAAAACAACCTTGACGGACAGCTCCTGCTACACCTTCCAGATCACTCCATCGCATTTGAAGCggatgaagaaagaaatgtatgGTGATTAA
- the LOC142767534 gene encoding uncharacterized protein LOC142767534: MPSGGPSYGSYCCVSWCFNNGRTHKKPGTSFFRIPRDGRMKAWMQYAGRDDLLSKPASLLYATYRVCSDHFTAQSFMDPGHTRLTRMAVPSVQPAAPCSLSVASSSDCDMAAEAALQGPAVEASKSGSYTLRCPDEQGGSSLVAGERISADFVLPEKTLTSRSAVTKEICVTGRSQDCSDSTVRGTEQASQDPPEDVSANSSTPECPRENVRSCVPATMSLSMKYKQTIKHLQAKVAAQRKTIKRLRRQPHQAPSSTSKALGVIRPHVTEEVFKLLSAHVRLRPKRKGKRFPVWFKKFALHLNFRGQRAYRFLAPYFSLPFRRSLRRWLANVKITPGIIPEILSSIATNTLVWNERDRVCALVIKEIAVKKNLYYDAARDVVQSFTDDGTHRTSTIADRALVFLLVDVSRKWVQPVAFAIGHTSTPSSVMHNLLVSLILELRSINIAVKAVICDQGS; this comes from the exons atgccgtccggcggtccaagctacggcagctactgctgtgtatcgtggtgcttcaacaatggcagaacccacaagaagcctgggacgagtttcttccgcataccacgggacggcag gatgaaagcatggatgcagtatgctggacgcgatgatctccttagtaagccggccagcctattgtacgcaacgtacagggtttgtagcgaccattttactgctcaaagtttcatggaccctgggcacacaaggcttacaagaatggctgttcccagtgtgcaaccagctgcacctt gttctctgagcgtcgcttcaagtagtgactgtgacatggctgcagaagctgcactgcaagga cctgcggtagaggcttcaaaaagcggctcctacacattgaggtgccccgatgagcagg gtggcagctcccttgtagccggtgaaagaatttctgctgactttgtcttgccggagaaaaccttaaccagtcgttcagctgtcacaaaagaaatttgtgtgaccg gccgctcgcaagattgttccgacagcactgtccgaggcactgaacaagcttcacaagaccctccagaagacgtctccgccaacagctccacgcctgagtgccctagagaaaatg tgcgttcctgtgtgccagcgacaatgtctctatcaatgaagtacaagcaaaccattaaacatctgcaagccaaagtagcagcacagcggaaaactatcaaaagactgcggagacagcctcaccaagcaccatcatcgacttcaaaggcccttggagttatccgaccgcacgtcaccgaggaggtttttaaacttctttctgcacatgttcgcttgaggcccaaacgcaagggcaagcggtttcccgtgtggttcaagaaattcgctcttcacttaaacttccgaggtcagCGAGcgtaccgatttctggctccatatttttctttgcccttccggcgttcattaaggaggtggctagctaatgtaaagataactccaggcataattccagaaatcctttcttccattgcaacaaatactctagtttggaatgaacgggaccgagtgtgcgctttagttatCAAAGAAATAGCagtcaaaaagaatttgtactatgatgctgcaagagacgttgtccagagttttacagatgatggcactcatcgcacttcaaccatcgctgatcgagcactggtttttcttcttgttgatgtttcgagaaagtgggttcaaccggttgcttttgctatagggcacacatcaacaccatcatctgttatgcataacttgctggtgtcactcattttggagcttaggagcattaatattgcagtgaaagcagtcatttgtgaccagggcagttaa